From a region of the Pan paniscus chromosome 19, NHGRI_mPanPan1-v2.0_pri, whole genome shotgun sequence genome:
- the LOC100988550 gene encoding signal transducer and activator of transcription 5A isoform X1: protein MAGWIQAQQLQGDALRQMQVLYGQHFPIEVRHYLAQWIESQPWDAIDLDNPQDRAQATQLLEGLVQELQKKAEHQVGEDGFLLKIKLGHYATQLQKTYDRCPMELVRCIRHILYNEQRLVREANNCSSPAGILVDAMSQKHLQINQTFEELRLVTQDTENELKKLQQTQEYFIIQYQESLRIQAQFAQLAQLSPQERLSRETALQQKQVSLEAWLQREAQTLQQYRVELAEKHQKTLQLLRKQQTIILDDELIQWKRRQQLAGNGGPPEGSLDVLQSWCEKLAEIIWQNRQQIRRAEHLCQQLPIPGPVEEMLAEVNATITDIISALVTSTFIIEKQPPQVLKTQTKFAATVRLLVGGKLNVHMNPPQVKATIISEQQAKSLLKNENTRNECSGEILNNCCVMEYHQATGTLSAHFRNMSLKRIKRADRRGAESVTEEKFTVLFESQFSVGSNELVFQVKTLSLPVVVIVHGSQDHNATATVLWDNAFAEPGRVPFAVPDKVLWPQLCEALNMKFKAEVQSNRGLTKENLVFLAQKLFNNSSSHLEDYSGLSVSWSQFNRENLPGWNYTFWQWFDGVMEVLKKHHKPHWNDGAILGFVNKQQAHDLLINKPDGTFLLRFSDSEIGGITIAWKFDSPERNLWNLKPFTTRDFSIRSLADRLGDLSYLIYVFPDRPKDEVFSKYYTPVLAKAVDGYVKPQIKQVVPEFVNASADAGGSSATYMDQAPSPAVCPQAPYNMYPQNPDHVLDQDGEFDLDETMDVARHVEELLRRPMDSLDSRLSPPAGLFTSARGSLS, encoded by the exons ATGGCGGGCTGGATCCAGGCCCAGCAGCTGCAGGGAGACGCGCTGCGCCAGATGCAGGTGCTGTACGGCCAGCACTTCCCCATCGAGGTCCGGCACTACTTGGCCCAGTGGATTGAGAGCCAGCCATG GGATGCCATTGACTTGGACAATCCCCAGGACAGAGCCCAAGCCACCCAGCTCCTGGAGGGCCTGGTGCAGGAGCTGCAGAAGAAGGCGGAGCACCAGGTGGGGGAAGATGGGTTTTTACTGAAGATCAAGCTGGGGCACTACGCCACGCAGCTCCAG AAAACATATGACCGCTGCCCCATGGAGCTGGTCCGCTGCATCCGGCACATTCTGTACAATGAACAGAGGCTGGTCCGAGAAGCCAACAAT TGCAGCTCTCCGGCTGGGATCCTGGTTGACGCCATGTCCCAGAAGCACCTTCAGATCAACCAGACATTTGAGGAGCTGCGACTGGTCACGCAGGACACGGAGAATGAGCTGAAGAAGCTGCAGCAGACTCAGGAGTACTTCATCATCCAGTACCAGGAGAGCCTGAGGATCCAAG CTCAGTTTGCCCAGCTGGCCCAGCTGAGCCCCCAGGAGCGTCTGAGCCGGGAGACGGCCCTCCAGCAGAAGCAGGTGTCTCTGGAGGCCTGGTTGCAGCGTGAGGCACAGACACTGCAGCAGTACCGCGTG gAGCTGGCCGAGAAGCACCAGAAGACCCTGCAGCTGCTGCGGAAGCAGCAGACCATCATCCTGGATGACGAGCTGATCCAGTGGAAGCGGCGGCAGCAGCTGGCCGGGAATGGCGGGCCCCCCGAGGGCAGCCTGGACGTGCTACAGTCCTG GTGTGAGAAGTTGGCCGAGATCATCTGGCAGAACCGGCAGCAGATCCGCAGGGCTGAGCACCTCTGCCAGCAGCTGCCCATCCCCGGCCCAGTGGAGGAGATGCTGGCCGAGGTCAACGCCACCATCACGGACATTATCTCAGCCCTGGTGACCAG CACATTCATCATTGAGAAGCAGCCTCCTCAGGTCCTGAAGACCCAGACCAAGTTTGCAGCCACCGTACGCCTGCTGGTGGGCGGGAAGCTGAACGTGCACATGAATCCCCCCCAGGTGAAGGCCACCATCATCAGTGAGCAGCAGGCCAAGTCTCTGCTCAAAAATGAGAACACCCGCAA cgagtgcagtggtgagatcctgAACAACTGCTGCGTGATGGAGTACCACCAAGCCACGGGCACCCTCAGTGCCCACTTCAGGAACATG TCACTGAAGAGGATCAAGCGTGCTGACCGGCGGGGTGCAGAGTCCGTGACAGAGGAGAAGTTCACAGTCCTGTTTGAGTCTCAGTTCAGTGTTGGCAGCAATGAGCTTGTGTTCCAGGTGAAG ACTCTGTCCCTACCTGTGGTTGTCATCGTCCACGGCAGCCAGGACCACAATGCCACGGCTACCGTGCTGTGGGACAACGCCTTTGCTGAGCCG GGCAGGGTGCCATTTGCCGTGCCTGACAAAGTGCTGTGGCCGCAGCTGTGTGAGGCGCTCAACATGAAATTCAAGGCCGAAGTGCAGAGCAACCGGGGCCTGACCAAGGAGAACCTCGTGTTCCTAGCACAGAAACTGTtcaacaacagcagcagccacCTGGAGGACTACAGTGGCCTGTCCGTGTCCTGGTCCCAGTTCAACAGG GAGAACTTGCCGGGCTGGAACTACACCTTCTGGCAGTGGTTTGACGGGGTGATGGAGGTGTTGAAGAAGCACCACAAGCCCCACTGGAATGATGG GGCCATCCTAGGTTTTGTGAATAAGCAACAGGCCCACGACCTGCTCATCAACAAGCCCGATGGGACCTTCTTGTTGCGCTTTAGTGACTCAGAAATCGGGGGCATCACCATCGCCTGGAAGTTTGACTCCC CGGAACGCAACCTGTGGAACCTGAAACCATTCACCACGCGGGATTTCTCCATCAGGTCCCTGGCTGACCGGCTGGGGGACCTGAGCTATCTCATCTATGTGTTTCCTGACCGCCCCAAGGATGAGGTCTTCTCCAAGTACTACACTCCTGTGCTGG CTAAAGCTGTTGATGGATATGTGAAACCACAGATCAAGCAAGTGGTCCCTGA GTTTGTGAACGCATCTGCAGATGCTGGGGGCAGCAGCGCCACGTACATGGACCAGGCCCCCTCCCCAGCTGTGTGCCCCCAGGCTCCCTATAACATGTACCCACAGAA CCCTGACCATGTACTCGATCAGGATGGAGAATTCGACCTGGATGAGACCATGGATGTGGCCAGGCACGTGGAGGAACTCTTACGCCGACCAATGGACAGTCTTGACTCCCGCCTCTCGCCCCCTGCCGGTCTTTTCACCTCTGCCAGAGGCTCCCTCTCATGA
- the LOC100988550 gene encoding signal transducer and activator of transcription 5A isoform X2, producing the protein MAGWIQAQQLQGDALRQMQVLYGQHFPIEVRHYLAQWIESQPWDAIDLDNPQDRAQATQLLEGLVQELQKKAEHQVGEDGFLLKIKLGHYATQLQCSSPAGILVDAMSQKHLQINQTFEELRLVTQDTENELKKLQQTQEYFIIQYQESLRIQAQFAQLAQLSPQERLSRETALQQKQVSLEAWLQREAQTLQQYRVELAEKHQKTLQLLRKQQTIILDDELIQWKRRQQLAGNGGPPEGSLDVLQSWCEKLAEIIWQNRQQIRRAEHLCQQLPIPGPVEEMLAEVNATITDIISALVTSTFIIEKQPPQVLKTQTKFAATVRLLVGGKLNVHMNPPQVKATIISEQQAKSLLKNENTRNECSGEILNNCCVMEYHQATGTLSAHFRNMSLKRIKRADRRGAESVTEEKFTVLFESQFSVGSNELVFQVKTLSLPVVVIVHGSQDHNATATVLWDNAFAEPGRVPFAVPDKVLWPQLCEALNMKFKAEVQSNRGLTKENLVFLAQKLFNNSSSHLEDYSGLSVSWSQFNRENLPGWNYTFWQWFDGVMEVLKKHHKPHWNDGAILGFVNKQQAHDLLINKPDGTFLLRFSDSEIGGITIAWKFDSPERNLWNLKPFTTRDFSIRSLADRLGDLSYLIYVFPDRPKDEVFSKYYTPVLAKAVDGYVKPQIKQVVPEFVNASADAGGSSATYMDQAPSPAVCPQAPYNMYPQNPDHVLDQDGEFDLDETMDVARHVEELLRRPMDSLDSRLSPPAGLFTSARGSLS; encoded by the exons ATGGCGGGCTGGATCCAGGCCCAGCAGCTGCAGGGAGACGCGCTGCGCCAGATGCAGGTGCTGTACGGCCAGCACTTCCCCATCGAGGTCCGGCACTACTTGGCCCAGTGGATTGAGAGCCAGCCATG GGATGCCATTGACTTGGACAATCCCCAGGACAGAGCCCAAGCCACCCAGCTCCTGGAGGGCCTGGTGCAGGAGCTGCAGAAGAAGGCGGAGCACCAGGTGGGGGAAGATGGGTTTTTACTGAAGATCAAGCTGGGGCACTACGCCACGCAGCTCCAG TGCAGCTCTCCGGCTGGGATCCTGGTTGACGCCATGTCCCAGAAGCACCTTCAGATCAACCAGACATTTGAGGAGCTGCGACTGGTCACGCAGGACACGGAGAATGAGCTGAAGAAGCTGCAGCAGACTCAGGAGTACTTCATCATCCAGTACCAGGAGAGCCTGAGGATCCAAG CTCAGTTTGCCCAGCTGGCCCAGCTGAGCCCCCAGGAGCGTCTGAGCCGGGAGACGGCCCTCCAGCAGAAGCAGGTGTCTCTGGAGGCCTGGTTGCAGCGTGAGGCACAGACACTGCAGCAGTACCGCGTG gAGCTGGCCGAGAAGCACCAGAAGACCCTGCAGCTGCTGCGGAAGCAGCAGACCATCATCCTGGATGACGAGCTGATCCAGTGGAAGCGGCGGCAGCAGCTGGCCGGGAATGGCGGGCCCCCCGAGGGCAGCCTGGACGTGCTACAGTCCTG GTGTGAGAAGTTGGCCGAGATCATCTGGCAGAACCGGCAGCAGATCCGCAGGGCTGAGCACCTCTGCCAGCAGCTGCCCATCCCCGGCCCAGTGGAGGAGATGCTGGCCGAGGTCAACGCCACCATCACGGACATTATCTCAGCCCTGGTGACCAG CACATTCATCATTGAGAAGCAGCCTCCTCAGGTCCTGAAGACCCAGACCAAGTTTGCAGCCACCGTACGCCTGCTGGTGGGCGGGAAGCTGAACGTGCACATGAATCCCCCCCAGGTGAAGGCCACCATCATCAGTGAGCAGCAGGCCAAGTCTCTGCTCAAAAATGAGAACACCCGCAA cgagtgcagtggtgagatcctgAACAACTGCTGCGTGATGGAGTACCACCAAGCCACGGGCACCCTCAGTGCCCACTTCAGGAACATG TCACTGAAGAGGATCAAGCGTGCTGACCGGCGGGGTGCAGAGTCCGTGACAGAGGAGAAGTTCACAGTCCTGTTTGAGTCTCAGTTCAGTGTTGGCAGCAATGAGCTTGTGTTCCAGGTGAAG ACTCTGTCCCTACCTGTGGTTGTCATCGTCCACGGCAGCCAGGACCACAATGCCACGGCTACCGTGCTGTGGGACAACGCCTTTGCTGAGCCG GGCAGGGTGCCATTTGCCGTGCCTGACAAAGTGCTGTGGCCGCAGCTGTGTGAGGCGCTCAACATGAAATTCAAGGCCGAAGTGCAGAGCAACCGGGGCCTGACCAAGGAGAACCTCGTGTTCCTAGCACAGAAACTGTtcaacaacagcagcagccacCTGGAGGACTACAGTGGCCTGTCCGTGTCCTGGTCCCAGTTCAACAGG GAGAACTTGCCGGGCTGGAACTACACCTTCTGGCAGTGGTTTGACGGGGTGATGGAGGTGTTGAAGAAGCACCACAAGCCCCACTGGAATGATGG GGCCATCCTAGGTTTTGTGAATAAGCAACAGGCCCACGACCTGCTCATCAACAAGCCCGATGGGACCTTCTTGTTGCGCTTTAGTGACTCAGAAATCGGGGGCATCACCATCGCCTGGAAGTTTGACTCCC CGGAACGCAACCTGTGGAACCTGAAACCATTCACCACGCGGGATTTCTCCATCAGGTCCCTGGCTGACCGGCTGGGGGACCTGAGCTATCTCATCTATGTGTTTCCTGACCGCCCCAAGGATGAGGTCTTCTCCAAGTACTACACTCCTGTGCTGG CTAAAGCTGTTGATGGATATGTGAAACCACAGATCAAGCAAGTGGTCCCTGA GTTTGTGAACGCATCTGCAGATGCTGGGGGCAGCAGCGCCACGTACATGGACCAGGCCCCCTCCCCAGCTGTGTGCCCCCAGGCTCCCTATAACATGTACCCACAGAA CCCTGACCATGTACTCGATCAGGATGGAGAATTCGACCTGGATGAGACCATGGATGTGGCCAGGCACGTGGAGGAACTCTTACGCCGACCAATGGACAGTCTTGACTCCCGCCTCTCGCCCCCTGCCGGTCTTTTCACCTCTGCCAGAGGCTCCCTCTCATGA
- the LOC100988550 gene encoding signal transducer and activator of transcription 5A isoform X3 — protein sequence MAGWIQAQQLQGDALRQMQVLYGQHFPIEVRHYLAQWIESQPWDAIDLDNPQDRAQATQLLEGLVQELQKKAEHQVGEDGFLLKIKLGHYATQLQKTYDRCPMELVRCIRHILYNEQRLVREANNCSSPAGILVDAMSQKHLQINQTFEELRLVTQDTENELKKLQQTQEYFIIQYQESLRIQAQFAQLAQLSPQERLSRETALQQKQVSLEAWLQREAQTLQQYRVELAEKHQKTLQLLRKQQTIILDDELIQWKRRQQLAGNGGPPEGSLDVLQSWCEKLAEIIWQNRQQIRRAEHLCQQLPIPGPVEEMLAEVNATITDIISALVTSTFIIEKQPPQVLKTQTKFAATVRLLVGGKLNVHMNPPQVKATIISEQQAKSLLKNENTRNECSGEILNNCCVMEYHQATGTLSAHFRNMSLKRIKRADRRGAESVTEEKFTVLFESQFSVGSNELVFQVKTLSLPVVVIVHGSQDHNATATVLWDNAFAEPGRVPFAVPDKVLWPQLCEALNMKFKAEVQSNRGLTKENLVFLAQKLFNNSSSHLEDYSGLSVSWSQFNRENLPGWNYTFWQWFDGVMEVLKKHHKPHWNDGAILGFVNKQQAHDLLINKPDGTFLLRFSDSEIGGITIAWKFDSPERNLWNLKPFTTRDFSIRSLADRLGDLSYLIYVFPDRPKDEVFSKYYTPVLALTMYSIRMENSTWMRPWMWPGTWRNSYADQWTVLTPASRPLPVFSPLPEAPSHECLNPTLLFGNNMQCEAVVL from the exons ATGGCGGGCTGGATCCAGGCCCAGCAGCTGCAGGGAGACGCGCTGCGCCAGATGCAGGTGCTGTACGGCCAGCACTTCCCCATCGAGGTCCGGCACTACTTGGCCCAGTGGATTGAGAGCCAGCCATG GGATGCCATTGACTTGGACAATCCCCAGGACAGAGCCCAAGCCACCCAGCTCCTGGAGGGCCTGGTGCAGGAGCTGCAGAAGAAGGCGGAGCACCAGGTGGGGGAAGATGGGTTTTTACTGAAGATCAAGCTGGGGCACTACGCCACGCAGCTCCAG AAAACATATGACCGCTGCCCCATGGAGCTGGTCCGCTGCATCCGGCACATTCTGTACAATGAACAGAGGCTGGTCCGAGAAGCCAACAAT TGCAGCTCTCCGGCTGGGATCCTGGTTGACGCCATGTCCCAGAAGCACCTTCAGATCAACCAGACATTTGAGGAGCTGCGACTGGTCACGCAGGACACGGAGAATGAGCTGAAGAAGCTGCAGCAGACTCAGGAGTACTTCATCATCCAGTACCAGGAGAGCCTGAGGATCCAAG CTCAGTTTGCCCAGCTGGCCCAGCTGAGCCCCCAGGAGCGTCTGAGCCGGGAGACGGCCCTCCAGCAGAAGCAGGTGTCTCTGGAGGCCTGGTTGCAGCGTGAGGCACAGACACTGCAGCAGTACCGCGTG gAGCTGGCCGAGAAGCACCAGAAGACCCTGCAGCTGCTGCGGAAGCAGCAGACCATCATCCTGGATGACGAGCTGATCCAGTGGAAGCGGCGGCAGCAGCTGGCCGGGAATGGCGGGCCCCCCGAGGGCAGCCTGGACGTGCTACAGTCCTG GTGTGAGAAGTTGGCCGAGATCATCTGGCAGAACCGGCAGCAGATCCGCAGGGCTGAGCACCTCTGCCAGCAGCTGCCCATCCCCGGCCCAGTGGAGGAGATGCTGGCCGAGGTCAACGCCACCATCACGGACATTATCTCAGCCCTGGTGACCAG CACATTCATCATTGAGAAGCAGCCTCCTCAGGTCCTGAAGACCCAGACCAAGTTTGCAGCCACCGTACGCCTGCTGGTGGGCGGGAAGCTGAACGTGCACATGAATCCCCCCCAGGTGAAGGCCACCATCATCAGTGAGCAGCAGGCCAAGTCTCTGCTCAAAAATGAGAACACCCGCAA cgagtgcagtggtgagatcctgAACAACTGCTGCGTGATGGAGTACCACCAAGCCACGGGCACCCTCAGTGCCCACTTCAGGAACATG TCACTGAAGAGGATCAAGCGTGCTGACCGGCGGGGTGCAGAGTCCGTGACAGAGGAGAAGTTCACAGTCCTGTTTGAGTCTCAGTTCAGTGTTGGCAGCAATGAGCTTGTGTTCCAGGTGAAG ACTCTGTCCCTACCTGTGGTTGTCATCGTCCACGGCAGCCAGGACCACAATGCCACGGCTACCGTGCTGTGGGACAACGCCTTTGCTGAGCCG GGCAGGGTGCCATTTGCCGTGCCTGACAAAGTGCTGTGGCCGCAGCTGTGTGAGGCGCTCAACATGAAATTCAAGGCCGAAGTGCAGAGCAACCGGGGCCTGACCAAGGAGAACCTCGTGTTCCTAGCACAGAAACTGTtcaacaacagcagcagccacCTGGAGGACTACAGTGGCCTGTCCGTGTCCTGGTCCCAGTTCAACAGG GAGAACTTGCCGGGCTGGAACTACACCTTCTGGCAGTGGTTTGACGGGGTGATGGAGGTGTTGAAGAAGCACCACAAGCCCCACTGGAATGATGG GGCCATCCTAGGTTTTGTGAATAAGCAACAGGCCCACGACCTGCTCATCAACAAGCCCGATGGGACCTTCTTGTTGCGCTTTAGTGACTCAGAAATCGGGGGCATCACCATCGCCTGGAAGTTTGACTCCC CGGAACGCAACCTGTGGAACCTGAAACCATTCACCACGCGGGATTTCTCCATCAGGTCCCTGGCTGACCGGCTGGGGGACCTGAGCTATCTCATCTATGTGTTTCCTGACCGCCCCAAGGATGAGGTCTTCTCCAAGTACTACACTCCTGTGCTGG CCCTGACCATGTACTCGATCAGGATGGAGAATTCGACCTGGATGAGACCATGGATGTGGCCAGGCACGTGGAGGAACTCTTACGCCGACCAATGGACAGTCTTGACTCCCGCCTCTCGCCCCCTGCCGGTCTTTTCACCTCTGCCAGAGGCTCCCTCTCATGAATGTTTGAATCCCACGCTTCTCTTTGGAAACAATATGCAATGTGAAGCGGTCGTGTTGTGA